TGGCGGATGCCGCTGCGCTCGACGATCCAGGCGTCGGACGTCTCGACGATCTTTTCGAAGTAGGCGTTGTCGAGGATCTTCTCGGGCGTATAGGCCCCGGTGCCCAGGATCTTGACCTTCATTCGCCTTCCTTGGACCAGGTGAACCACTTCGTGAACCACTGGCTCCAGAGGCTGAGCTTGTGGAGCTCCTGGACGATGTGGTCGTTGAGCTTGCCGCGGATGAATCCCGCGGTGAGCTTGATGGCGTTCGTGATGGCGCGGGCGCGCGAACGGCCGTGGGCCTTGATGACGATGCCGCGCACGCCCAGGACGGGCGCTCCGCCGTATTCGGAGTAGTCGAGCTTCTGGCTGGCCTTCTCGACGCCCCGGCGGACGTCGGGGCTGGCCGCCAGTCCGTTGGAGAACTGCTTCAGAAGGAATCCGCCGAGGCCCTCGGCGGTTTTGAGCATGAGGTTTCCGACGAAGCCGTCGCAGACGACCACATCCGCCTTTCCCGCGAACATGCCGTGCGGCTCGATGTTGCCCACGAACTCGAAGTTGAGGTTCGACTTGTCGAGGTAGCCGTAGGTTTCGCGCTGAAGGTCGGTGCCCTTGCGGGCTTCTTCGCCGATGTTGAGGAGACCCACGCGGGGCCGCTGGATCTCGGGGCGCAGGTAGCGCACGTAGACGGAGCCCATGACGGCGTACTGAACGAGGTGGACGGCGCGCGCGGCCGGATTGGCGCCCGCGTCGATCAGGGCGCAGATGCCCCCTTCCGTGGGGATCGGGACGGCGATGCCGGGGCGCTTGACGCCTTCGAGGTTGCCCAGGCCGAAGACGGGGACGATCGCCCCGCCCACCAGAGCGCCGGTATTGCCCGCGGAAATCACCGCGTCGGCGTCGCCCCGCTTGACCAGGCGCAGCGAGACGCGCAGGGAGGAATCGGGTTTGCCGCGCAGCGCCCGCGCGGGTTCCTCGTCCATGCCGACGACCTCGGAGGCATGGATGATCTCCACGTTGGAGGGAAGGGAAGGGCGGGACAGACGGTCCTTGGGGCCCACGACCAGAAGGCGGGCCTCGGGGAGTTGAAGGGCGGCCTCGAGCGTCCCCGCGACGATTTCGTCGGGGGCGTGGTCTCCCCCCATTCCGTCAATCGCGATGCGCATCGGTCTCGGGGCGGGCGGCCGCGACCTACAGCTTCTTCATGTCCACGACCATCTGGCCCTTGTAGTAGCCGCACGTGCCGCACACGCGGTGGGCCATCTTGGGCTGGCTGCATCGGGGACAGATGGAGAGGTTCGGCACGTGGACGTGATCGTGCGACCGCCGGTGTCCGCGCCAGGAGCGGGCGAGCTTACGCTTCGGATTCGGCATAAAAAGCGCTCCGGGAATCCCGGGAACAGAGCGCAAAGTGTAGTGAAAGGTCCGGCGATTTGCAAGAAAAATGCCGGTCAGGCGCCCAGACGCTCGCGCACCAGCCGCTCGAAGGCTTCGAAGCCCGCCGGGACGCGCGAGGGATCCCCGGCTCCGGCCTGGGCCTGAAGCTCCCGCCCGCCGCCTCCGCCCCCGGCCGCGCGGCCGACTTCGCGCGCGAGGTCCCCCGCCTTGAGCCCCTTGGATCGGACGAGATCCTCCCGTACGCCGATCACGAAGGCGGGTTTCTCGCCCCCGCCGGCCAGGATCGCCGCCGCCAGCCCCTTCTTGCGGATGAGCCCGTCCATGATCCGGCGCAGCTCCTCGACGCTCGCGTCCGGGATCTGGTGCACGGCCACCTTCTCGCCGTGGACGTCCTTCGTGGGAACCTCGTCGGAGCCGGCCCCGCCCGTTCCCGCGCGGGACTTGAGCCGCTGGATCTCTTCCAGGAGCTTCTGCACCTTGCGGGGCACGTCCGCCCGGGGGCTCTTGAGAAGCCGCGAGAGCTCCTCGAGCGCTTCCTCGTCGCGGCGCAGGAGGTCCAGAACCCGCGGGCCGGTGACCGCCTCGATCCGCCGCACGCCGCTGCCGATCGACGATTCGGCGACGATCTTGAGCACCCCGATCGTGCCCGCGTGTTCGAGGTGGGTGCCGCCGCAGAGTTCCACCGAAAGGCTCGGCCCCACGGTCACCACGCGGACGCGGTCGCCGTACTTCTCGCCGAAGAACATGAGGGCGCCGCGCGCGCGGGCTTCCTCGAGGGGCATCTCGACTTTCGAAACCGCGTGGTCCGCCAGGATCACCGCGTTGGCCCAGTCCTCGACCTTGCGGATCTCCTCCGGCGAGAGGGCCCGGTAGTGGTGGAAGTCGAACCGCAGGCGGTCGGGTTCGACGACGGATCCGGCCTGCTGGACGTGGGATCCCAGAACCGCGCGGAGCGCGGCGTGCAGGATGTGGGTCCCCGTGTGGTTGCGCATGATGTTGAGCCGCCGCTCCGAGTCGATCCGCGCGGCGACTTTGCGGC
The window above is part of the Planctomycetota bacterium genome. Proteins encoded here:
- the plsX gene encoding phosphate acyltransferase PlsX — translated: MRIAIDGMGGDHAPDEIVAGTLEAALQLPEARLLVVGPKDRLSRPSLPSNVEIIHASEVVGMDEEPARALRGKPDSSLRVSLRLVKRGDADAVISAGNTGALVGGAIVPVFGLGNLEGVKRPGIAVPIPTEGGICALIDAGANPAARAVHLVQYAVMGSVYVRYLRPEIQRPRVGLLNIGEEARKGTDLQRETYGYLDKSNLNFEFVGNIEPHGMFAGKADVVVCDGFVGNLMLKTAEGLGGFLLKQFSNGLAASPDVRRGVEKASQKLDYSEYGGAPVLGVRGIVIKAHGRSRARAITNAIKLTAGFIRGKLNDHIVQELHKLSLWSQWFTKWFTWSKEGE
- the rpmF gene encoding 50S ribosomal protein L32, encoding MPNPKRKLARSWRGHRRSHDHVHVPNLSICPRCSQPKMAHRVCGTCGYYKGQMVVDMKKL